From the genome of Rhizobacter sp. AJA081-3:
CACCGAGACGTCGAGCGCGGCGGTGGGTTCGTCGAGGATGAGCAGCCGCGGCTTGACGGCGAGCGCCCGCGCGATGCCCACGCGCGCCTTCTGGCCGCCCGAGAGCTGGTGCGGGAAGCGCGACAGCAGCGCCGCCGGCAGGCCGACCTGCGCCGCCACCTCGTCGACGCGCGCGTCGGCCGCGCCACGCGCCAGCCCTGACAGCAAGGTCAGCGGTTCGCGGATCGCCTCGCGCGCGGTGAAGCGCGGATTCAGGCTGTCGGTCGGGTCCTGGAAGACCATCTGGATCGCGCTGCGCTGCGCCGCCTTGGCGAAACGCCGCGCCGGCACCGCGGCGAGGTCGACGCCTTCGAACACGATGCGGCCCTCGCTCGGGTCGAGCAGCCGTGCGATCAGGCGCACCAGCGTGCTCTTGCCACAACCGGACTCGCCAACCAGGCCGATGCTCTCGCCGGCCATCAGGCCGAGGTTGAGGTCGTCGACGGCATGCAACTGCTTGCCGCCGGCCACCGTGAAGCGCTTGTGCAGCCGCTCGATGGTCAGCAGCGGCGCGGCCGGCGGCACGAGCCTGTCGGGCGAGGGCGTGAAGCCGTTCATCAGCGGCGCGGCATCAAGCATGGCGAACACTCCCGCGCGAACGCGCCGGCGGCCCGAACAGCGGGTGCCAGCAGG
Proteins encoded in this window:
- a CDS encoding ABC transporter ATP-binding protein gives rise to the protein MLDAAPLMNGFTPSPDRLVPPAAPLLTIERLHKRFTVAGGKQLHAVDDLNLGLMAGESIGLVGESGCGKSTLVRLIARLLDPSEGRIVFEGVDLAAVPARRFAKAAQRSAIQMVFQDPTDSLNPRFTAREAIREPLTLLSGLARGAADARVDEVAAQVGLPAALLSRFPHQLSGGQKARVGIARALAVKPRLLILDEPTAALDVSVQAVVLQLLEQLRAELGLSLLFVSHDLNVVRLLTDRVAVMYLGKLVEIGPSEQVFRSPKHPYTQSLVSAIPGQGPRIRLSGEVASPIDPSPQACRFHGRCPRGEDRCGREAPVLRAVGPQLAACHFIDRLAP